The genomic segment GAGTGTTCTGCGGACCCGTTTTTCATGGGCAACTGCCACTGTCGCGACTGCCAGAAGGCGAGCGGCGGCGCTTACGAGCCGGCCATCGGCGTGCCGGCCGCGGCGCTGAAGATCACCGGCGCGGTCAAGTATCACGACACCAGGGCCGACAGCGGCAACATCCTGAGCCGCGGCTTTTGCCCGGAGTGCGGCTCGCGCCTGTTCGGGAAGACCAGCGCGAATCCCGATCTCGCGATGATCACCGCCGGCAGCCTCGACGATCCGAGCCTGTACAGGCCGACGCTCGACATCTTCACGGCGAGCGCTCAGCCGTGGGACTGCATGGACCCGGCGCTGGCCAAGTTTCCGA from the Candidatus Zixiibacteriota bacterium genome contains:
- a CDS encoding GFA family protein, which encodes MPDFKGGCLCGQVRYECSADPFFMGNCHCRDCQKASGGAYEPAIGVPAAALKITGAVKYHDTRADSGNILSRGFCPECGSRLFGKTSANPDLAMITAGSLDDPSLYRPTLDIFTASAQPWDCMDPALAKFPKMPPMGT